From Rhodospirillaceae bacterium, the proteins below share one genomic window:
- a CDS encoding 2-oxoacid:acceptor oxidoreductase subunit alpha, giving the protein MPRNGKKATDLQIAICGSAGDGTIAAGDMVKRAMARAGYKVIAFDVYPPEIRGFGKCISRVRVTSEQVFSLKPQSDVLISLDDSHAIPHVGEVKDYGAVIYEDMPVSMVPEGGHISGHLSSSHLPYGVPFRELSERVTSSARSRNIAAVGYLAGLYGMPREVFYNVISDKFKTKPAALTKMSIQTFDTAFEVGQNTFRLDEGVLKPPQKKAKHGELVMMSGNGAVAKGCMDAGLDTFFGYPITPATTIMERLAVDLPKQGKRMLQTEDEISAISAAIGAGYTGVRAATATSGPGFALMSEMMGLGTMAEVPVVIFVSQRGGPSTGMPTKTEQSDLNIAVFGAAGDGQRIVLAPTNVEGCYKCAGKAFEIAERYQTPVIVLLDLYLSNRYEAVALPAKNPFAANCSKPVGKLGKNQPYHRYALTRDFISPRAVPGDKGRRHAVTGLEHDENGRPNDHAHEAMSAKRHEKLNSVVRHPGITMSKRFGDKGKVDVAIIGWGSTFGEILEAMIIARDEGIRCAAMKVVLLSPLPMEPINALLSDATEVLVPELNYEGQFANLLTGTTGRAVTRLNRVPGTPMHVEDIVDEIRRLAAKRKGRKRIAAE; this is encoded by the coding sequence ATGCCAAGAAACGGGAAAAAAGCGACTGATCTTCAGATCGCCATTTGCGGTTCCGCCGGTGACGGCACCATCGCGGCCGGCGATATGGTCAAGCGGGCGATGGCGCGGGCCGGTTACAAGGTTATTGCTTTTGACGTTTATCCGCCGGAAATCAGGGGCTTTGGCAAGTGTATCTCGCGCGTCAGAGTGACCTCGGAACAAGTGTTCTCGTTAAAGCCACAGTCCGATGTATTGATTTCCCTGGATGATTCTCACGCCATTCCCCATGTTGGCGAGGTCAAGGATTACGGCGCCGTTATCTATGAAGACATGCCGGTTTCCATGGTCCCGGAAGGCGGTCATATTTCGGGCCATCTATCATCTTCGCATTTGCCTTACGGGGTTCCGTTTCGTGAATTGTCCGAGCGGGTGACCAGTTCGGCGCGTTCGCGCAATATCGCCGCCGTTGGATATCTGGCTGGCCTTTACGGGATGCCCCGGGAGGTTTTCTACAACGTTATTTCTGATAAATTCAAAACCAAGCCCGCCGCCTTAACCAAGATGAGCATTCAAACTTTTGACACTGCTTTTGAGGTTGGTCAAAACACCTTCCGCTTGGACGAAGGAGTTCTAAAACCGCCGCAGAAGAAGGCCAAGCACGGCGAACTCGTGATGATGAGCGGCAATGGCGCTGTCGCCAAGGGCTGCATGGACGCAGGGCTGGATACGTTCTTCGGTTACCCGATTACCCCGGCGACGACGATCATGGAACGCCTCGCCGTTGATTTGCCAAAACAGGGCAAGCGGATGCTGCAAACTGAAGATGAAATTTCGGCTATCTCAGCGGCTATCGGTGCGGGTTATACGGGGGTCCGGGCGGCAACGGCGACATCGGGTCCGGGCTTTGCGCTGATGTCCGAAATGATGGGCCTAGGAACCATGGCGGAAGTGCCGGTGGTGATTTTTGTTTCCCAACGTGGCGGTCCCAGTACCGGGATGCCGACCAAGACGGAACAATCGGATCTTAATATCGCCGTCTTCGGCGCAGCCGGAGACGGTCAGCGCATTGTCCTCGCCCCAACTAATGTTGAAGGTTGTTACAAGTGTGCCGGCAAGGCTTTTGAGATTGCCGAGCGCTACCAGACCCCGGTTATCGTGTTACTCGACCTGTATCTTTCCAACCGTTATGAGGCGGTGGCGCTTCCGGCAAAGAATCCGTTCGCGGCCAATTGTTCAAAGCCGGTTGGCAAATTAGGTAAAAACCAGCCCTATCATCGCTACGCATTGACCAGGGACTTTATCAGTCCGCGCGCCGTCCCCGGTGACAAGGGGCGACGCCATGCGGTGACCGGCCTGGAACATGATGAAAACGGGCGTCCCAACGATCATGCTCACGAGGCGATGAGCGCGAAGCGCCATGAAAAGCTGAATAGTGTGGTCCGTCATCCCGGTATCACCATGTCAAAACGCTTTGGTGACAAGGGCAAGGTCGATGTCGCGATCATCGGATGGGGTTCAACTTTCGGCGAAATTCTGGAAGCGATGATTATCGCCCGTGACGAAGGTATCCGTTGCGCCGCCATGAAGGTGGTTTTGCTCTCACCGTTACCAATGGAGCCGATCAACGCGCTTCTTTCAGACGCCACAGAAGTGTTGGTTCCTGAATTGAATTATGAGGGGCAGTTCGCCAATTTATTAACCGGAACGACAGGCCGGGCGGTGACCAGGCTTAACCG
- a CDS encoding NAD(P)/FAD-dependent oxidoreductase, producing the protein MSSHSHFVIIGSGGAGSEAALTIRKRDPKCTITQITGSKLPFISRYELPRVFDGVDSWRELLAHPPEFYDDNAITVRRNSWVDHVDAKNKKVLLRHKEEVSYDKLLVASGGGGYLPEGLREFRPLMNGLGSYEDAVKMRQALPGKGHVIMLGGDMTGLDLARTLVAVGHEVTLVAGEQLFWPHEVGEKKEDKFVAVLEAMGVNVVLGKKVTAIRKGTKGKPARRVVFGGGGGIDGDAVMPFCGLMPSLNFMIGANVDIERGLLVNPELKTTNDSIWAAGDVCQIWSPEENSYLFYYGWHHIKEMGNIAGINMTGGKKKISTYQDDHLYINKQGEIDSPYWMYR; encoded by the coding sequence ATGAGCAGCCATTCTCATTTCGTCATCATCGGTTCTGGCGGGGCGGGCAGCGAAGCAGCGCTGACCATCCGAAAGCGCGATCCAAAATGCACCATCACCCAGATTACCGGCTCCAAACTGCCCTTCATCAGTCGTTATGAATTGCCGCGGGTATTTGATGGCGTTGATAGCTGGCGTGAGCTTTTGGCCCATCCGCCGGAATTCTATGACGACAACGCCATCACTGTTCGGCGCAACAGCTGGGTCGATCATGTGGATGCAAAAAACAAGAAAGTTCTGCTCAGGCATAAAGAAGAGGTGTCCTACGACAAGTTGCTGGTGGCCAGTGGCGGCGGTGGATATTTGCCAGAGGGTTTAAGAGAATTTCGCCCGTTGATGAACGGCCTTGGAAGTTACGAAGACGCCGTCAAGATGCGTCAGGCGCTGCCCGGAAAAGGCCACGTTATCATGCTTGGCGGGGATATGACCGGCCTTGATCTGGCACGCACCCTTGTCGCTGTCGGTCACGAGGTCACGCTGGTCGCTGGCGAGCAATTGTTCTGGCCCCATGAAGTCGGTGAGAAAAAGGAAGACAAGTTCGTCGCCGTTCTTGAAGCCATGGGCGTTAATGTTGTGCTGGGTAAAAAAGTGACGGCCATCAGGAAGGGAACCAAGGGCAAGCCTGCCCGCCGGGTTGTTTTTGGCGGCGGCGGCGGTATTGATGGCGACGCGGTGATGCCTTTCTGTGGCTTGATGCCCTCGCTTAACTTCATGATTGGCGCCAATGTCGATATCGAACGTGGCTTGCTGGTTAACCCTGAATTGAAAACCACCAACGACAGCATCTGGGCGGCTGGTGACGTTTGTCAGATCTGGTCGCCGGAAGAAAATTCCTATCTGTTTTACTACGGCTGGCACCACATTAAGGAAATGGGAAATATTGCAGGCATTAATATGACCGGCGGTAAAAAGAAGATCAGTACCTATCAGGACGACCATCTTTATATCAACAAGCAGGGTGAAATTGACTCGCCTTACTGGATGTACAGGTAA